Proteins encoded together in one Triticum urartu cultivar G1812 unplaced genomic scaffold, Tu2.1 TuUngrouped_contig_4922, whole genome shotgun sequence window:
- the LOC125528504 gene encoding uncharacterized protein LOC125528504, whose amino-acid sequence MSTASIEDDDHQAVSDDEEEDEDLEKYQPFTVDDFPRVSSDFDEQSDAVFQNPDIQLRGPSAMFLFRAFNDPLIEKHKHFFGSQYQLYDESEVNVNNNVRAIDCSHGCHCVPSGVLQFIDLKIAGYRHVQPGCADIFGFFAVRENAEPLRNYVYRRGIDNYEAVNVKRDTGIAHLSLTSPARCIHMRSRVLFEFKLSVRTDDQPEDGPKDDILIEGCTEFTEFMNMYKTGPFIETRRLYGEKCGLDMKFLVLRNAVQAKVDVEILRAPVDGLNLNLYAKTSGFRDVIRLFSGVTESGCRMSSVVGVMRYSYLILCISLYFSGCQLQAFHLVSNSKVFVFVPLLINQ is encoded by the exons ATGTCTACCGCCAGCATTGAGGACGACGACCATCAGGCTGTCAGCGACGACGAAGAGGAGGATGAAGACCTAG AGAAATACCAACCTTTTACCGTTGATGATTTCCCAAGGGTTAGTAGTGATTTTGATGAGCAATCTGATGCTGTGTTCCAAAATCCTGATATTCAACTTCGAGGCCCTTCGGCAATGTTTCTTTTCCGGGCATTCAACGATCCCCTTATTGAAAAACACAAGCATTTCTTCGGTAGCCAATATCAACTCTATGATGAGTCTGAAG TCAATGTGAACAACAATGTTAGGGCCATTGATTGCTCACACGGTTGCCATTGTGTACCGAGCGGCGTGCTGCAGTTCATTGATCTCAAAATTGCTGGTTATCGCCACGTCCAACCTGGATGTGCCGATATATTTGGTTTTTTCGCAGTACGTGAGAATGCTGAACCTTTGCGCAACTATGTGTACAGGCGTGGGATTGACAATTATGAAGCTGTAAATGTGAAGCGGGATACG GGCATTGCACATTTATCGCTGACTAGCCCTGCTCGATGTATTCACATGAGAAGCCGTGTGTTGTTTGAATTCAAGCTTTCTGTACGGACTGATGACCAGCCAGAAGATGGGCCAAAAGATGACATTCTGATTGAAGGATGTACCGAGTTTACTGAGTTCATGAACATGTACAAAACAGGACCATTCATCGAAACTCGGCGTCTGTACGGGGAGAAGTGTGGATTGGATATGAAGTTTCTGGTGTTGAGGAATGCAGTTCAAGCAAAGGTTGATGTTGAGATACTTCGTGCTCCTGTTGATGGCCTTAATCTGAATCTTTATGCGAAGACCAGTGGCTTCAGAGATGTGATCCGCCTCTTTTCTGGAGTTACAGAATCAGGTTGCAGAATGAGTTCGGTCGTAGGAGTGATGAGATACAGTTACCTTATTCTTTGTATCTCGCTGTATTTTTCTGGATGCCAGCTTCAGGCTTTTCACCTAGTCTCTAACTCTAAAGTCTTTGTATTTGTTCCTCTCCTGATTAATCAATGA